A genomic segment from Modestobacter roseus encodes:
- a CDS encoding MarR family winged helix-turn-helix transcriptional regulator yields MQPSDDADPGLDGVLTWNLVRVARFAGYRMTLALADHGINPIHFGVLAFLAVYPEMTTSEIARAVLVRPQSMSPLLDGMEQRGLIRRTGARARGRRNPVQITDTGRQTLDAVWGVAQATSDLGDAGLTADESRQLNELLLKIVRATSDAPRPDASLYPASDGDA; encoded by the coding sequence GTGCAGCCATCGGACGACGCGGACCCGGGCCTCGACGGGGTGCTGACCTGGAACCTGGTCCGGGTGGCCCGGTTCGCCGGGTACCGGATGACGCTCGCCCTGGCCGACCACGGGATCAACCCGATCCACTTCGGGGTGCTCGCGTTCCTCGCGGTCTACCCGGAGATGACCACCTCCGAGATCGCACGCGCGGTCCTGGTCCGGCCGCAGAGCATGTCCCCGCTGCTGGACGGGATGGAGCAGCGGGGCCTGATCCGCCGCACCGGCGCCCGCGCCCGCGGTCGACGCAACCCGGTGCAGATCACCGACACCGGCCGGCAGACGCTCGACGCCGTGTGGGGAGTCGCCCAGGCCACGAGCGACCTCGGTGACGCGGGGCTGACCGCCGACGAGAGCCGGCAGCTCAACGAGCTGCTGCTCAAGATCGTCCGGGCCACCAGCGACGCGCCCCGGCCGGACGCCAGCCTGTACCCCGCGTCAGACGGCGACGCCTGA
- a CDS encoding pyridoxamine 5'-phosphate oxidase family protein, giving the protein MPDTTTSDRQHIADLVSKAKVAMLTTMTPEGRHVSRPMALQEAEFDGDLWFFASADSAKVHQIEAAPAVNVSFSDTGDHSWTSIAGTAHVVSDRAKAEQLYTKVLQAWFPQGLDTPGLTLIRVEAESAEYWEGPSSTASYVLQTLRAAVTRDADRDPVRNDTVDL; this is encoded by the coding sequence ATGCCCGACACCACGACCAGCGACCGGCAGCACATCGCGGACCTCGTCAGCAAGGCGAAGGTGGCGATGCTCACCACGATGACGCCGGAGGGCAGGCACGTCAGCCGCCCGATGGCCCTGCAGGAGGCCGAGTTCGACGGCGACCTGTGGTTCTTCGCCTCCGCGGACTCCGCGAAGGTGCACCAGATCGAGGCGGCGCCGGCGGTCAACGTCTCCTTCTCCGACACCGGTGACCACTCGTGGACCTCCATCGCGGGCACCGCGCACGTCGTCTCCGACCGGGCGAAGGCCGAGCAGCTGTACACGAAGGTGCTCCAGGCCTGGTTCCCCCAGGGGCTCGACACCCCGGGGCTCACGCTGATCCGGGTCGAGGCCGAGAGCGCCGAGTACTGGGAGGGACCGAGCAGCACGGCGTCCTACGTCCTGCAGACGCTGCGTGCCGCGGTCACCCGGGACGCCGACCGGGACCCGGTCCGCAACGACACCGTCGACCTGTGA
- a CDS encoding NAD(P)-dependent oxidoreductase — protein MTGSRTSPHGDAGGPRHARLLVLGANGPTGRRVVQQALDRGHRVSALTRHPESFPIRHDRLHVLAGDATDERVIDAAVAGADAVVCAIGASFTRRPVQVYSASARLLVEAMTRHQRRRLVVVTSSGLGPPDPDAGVVGRAFRLLMRQYVGRTVYDDMAGMEVLVSASDLDWTIVRPPGLTDAPGTGYAVADTEIDAAFCAREDLAGMLLDQLDDDRFVRGIAAVATPGLRVGAGYMLWHEVLKR, from the coding sequence GTGACCGGGAGCCGGACCTCCCCGCACGGCGACGCGGGCGGCCCGCGGCACGCGAGGCTGCTCGTCCTCGGAGCGAACGGCCCGACCGGTCGGCGGGTCGTGCAGCAGGCCCTCGACCGCGGGCACCGGGTGAGCGCGCTGACCCGGCACCCCGAGTCGTTCCCGATCCGGCACGACCGGCTGCACGTCCTCGCCGGTGACGCCACCGACGAGCGGGTGATCGACGCCGCGGTCGCCGGGGCCGACGCGGTGGTCTGCGCGATCGGTGCGTCCTTCACGCGACGACCCGTGCAGGTCTACTCGGCGAGCGCCCGGCTGCTCGTCGAGGCGATGACGCGCCACCAGCGGCGGCGGCTGGTCGTCGTGACGTCGTCCGGGTTGGGGCCACCGGACCCGGACGCCGGGGTCGTGGGCCGGGCGTTCCGCCTCCTGATGCGGCAGTACGTCGGCAGGACCGTCTACGACGACATGGCCGGGATGGAGGTGCTGGTATCGGCCAGCGATCTGGACTGGACGATCGTCCGACCGCCCGGGCTGACCGACGCACCCGGCACCGGGTACGCGGTGGCGGACACCGAGATCGACGCCGCCTTCTGTGCCCGCGAGGACCTCGCCGGCATGCTCCTCGACCAGCTCGACGACGACCGGTTCGTCCGGGGGATCGCCGCCGTCGCCACCCCGGGTCTCCGCGTCGGCGCCGGGTACATGCTCTGGCACGAGGTGCTCAAGCGCTGA
- a CDS encoding TIGR03885 family FMN-dependent LLM class oxidoreductase, producing MTVLGFHNSHEQVHPADLLRAVQHAEQVGFTAAMCSDHLEPWNERQGQSGFAWSWLGAALATTGLPFGAVNAPGQRYHPVIVAQAIATLGSMFPGRFWVALGSGEAMNEHVTGHVWPRKELRDARLRECVDIIRALLAGEEVSHDGLVTVDRARIWTRPEQQPALIAPAVSARTAARHAEWADGLVTINQPHDVLREVVAAYRDAGGQGTLTIQVHVSYDPDQEKAVAIAHDQWRSNVFPPPLCWDLDTTRAFDQASQHVRPEDMGESVRISSDLGQHAAWIAEYVDLGFDQVYLHHVGQEQLPFLDAFGEHVLPQLDVTAPAPAVAIDPPGPAEPRRPAQVPEPAVLD from the coding sequence ATGACGGTGCTGGGCTTCCACAACTCCCACGAGCAGGTGCACCCTGCCGACCTGCTGCGGGCGGTGCAGCACGCCGAGCAGGTCGGCTTCACCGCGGCGATGTGCTCCGACCACCTGGAGCCCTGGAACGAGCGGCAGGGCCAGTCCGGTTTCGCCTGGTCCTGGCTGGGCGCCGCGCTGGCCACCACCGGGCTGCCGTTCGGGGCGGTCAACGCCCCCGGCCAGCGCTACCACCCGGTGATCGTCGCCCAGGCGATCGCCACCCTCGGGTCGATGTTCCCGGGCCGGTTCTGGGTGGCGCTGGGCTCCGGTGAGGCGATGAACGAGCACGTCACCGGGCACGTCTGGCCGCGCAAGGAGCTGCGCGACGCCCGGCTGCGCGAGTGCGTGGACATCATCCGCGCGCTGCTGGCCGGTGAGGAGGTCAGCCACGACGGGCTGGTCACCGTCGACCGGGCGCGCATCTGGACGCGGCCGGAGCAGCAGCCGGCGCTCATCGCCCCGGCCGTCTCGGCGCGGACCGCCGCTCGGCACGCCGAGTGGGCCGACGGGCTGGTCACCATCAACCAGCCGCACGACGTGCTGCGCGAGGTCGTCGCCGCCTACCGGGACGCCGGCGGGCAGGGCACGCTCACCATCCAGGTGCACGTCTCCTACGACCCCGACCAGGAGAAGGCGGTCGCGATCGCGCACGACCAGTGGCGCAGCAACGTCTTCCCGCCGCCGCTGTGCTGGGACCTGGACACCACCCGCGCCTTCGACCAGGCCAGCCAACACGTGCGGCCCGAGGACATGGGGGAGTCGGTGCGCATCTCCAGCGACCTCGGCCAGCACGCGGCCTGGATCGCGGAGTACGTCGACCTGGGGTTCGACCAGGTGTACCTGCACCACGTGGGCCAGGAGCAGCTGCCGTTCCTGGACGCCTTCGGCGAGCACGTGCTGCCGCAGCTCGACGTCACCGCACCCGCCCCGGCCGTGGCCATCGACCCGCCCGGCCCGGCCGAGCCGCGCCGTCCGGCGCAGGTGCCCGAGCCCGCCGTCCTGGACTGA